The Zingiber officinale cultivar Zhangliang chromosome 10A, Zo_v1.1, whole genome shotgun sequence genome contains a region encoding:
- the LOC122027176 gene encoding subtilisin-like protease SBT1.8, producing MAEGRGALLLVFLVSLAATASFAAGKKRAYIVYMNAAHKPAVHATHEEWYQAHLQSLSIDPARHLLYAYSAAARGFAALLHPDHVDLLRRHPSVLNLHPDPRLTLHTTRSPQFLGLTPWPAGIRRSFDSAATTDVIIGVLDTGVWPESPSFDDAGLPAVPSRWRGACEPGVDFSPSLCNRKLVGARSFNRGFHAAEDEGREVRVSARDTDGHGTHTASTAAGAAVANASLLGYASGVARGMAPGARIAAYKVCWSNGCYGSDILAGIDQAIADGVDILSLSLGGSSAPFSRDPVAVGAFSAVQHGIFVSCSAGNSGPARSSLTNTAPWVATIGAGTLDRDFPAYVQLSTGERFAGLSLSSEEEGIVNQTLAVVYGMGVQSGSNSSKFCMPGTLDPNAVRGKVVLCDRGINARVEKGQVVKDAGGAGMILANGAANGEELVADSHLLPTVAVGAKNGDLIREHISSSSNPTVTLSFRGTVLGVQPSPVVAAFSSRGPNMLVPELLKPDLIGPGVNILAGWTGSTGPTGLAKDNRRSPFNIMSGTSMSCPHISGVAALLKAAHPDWSPSAIKSALMTTAYTEDNTGAPLVDAAGGSAATPWSYGSGHVDPQKALSPGLIYDIKTDDYVAFLCSLDYPAGHIQAISQSPNTNCSRRLSNPGNLNYPSFSVVFGRKSRRIVKFNRELTNVGVPSSVYFVNVSGPPTVKVSVKPTKLVFSRIGQKLSYKVSFASSTTKAGEAREVAFGWISWMNKEHRVRSPVSFRWWQW from the exons ATGGCGGAAGGACGCGGAGCTCTGTTACTCGTCTTCTTGGTCTCACTTGCGGCGACTGCGAGCTTCGCTGCAGGGAAGAAGCGGGCGTACATCGTGTACATGAACGCGGCCCACAAGCCGGCAGTCCACGCCACGCACGAGGAGTGGTACCAGGCCCACCTGCAGTCGCTGTCCATCGACCCTGCTCGCCACCTCCTCTACGCCTACTCCGCCGCCGCCCGCGGCTTCGCGGCCCTCCTCCACCCCGACCATGTCGACCTCCTCCGCCGCCATCCTTCCGTGCTTAATCTGCATCCTGACCCCCGCCTGACTTTGCACACCACCCGCTCGCCGCAGTTCCTCGGCCTCACCCCCTGGCCGGCCGGCATCCGGCGCTCCTTCGACTCCGCCGCCACCACCGACGTCATCATTGGCGTCCTCGACACCGGCgtttggccggaatcacccagcTTCGACGATGCCGGCCTTCCTGCGGTCCCATCCCGGTGGCGCGGCGCTTGCGAGCCCGGCGTCGACTTTTCCCCTTCACTCTGCAACCGCAAGCTCGTCGGCGCTAGGAGCTTCAATCGCGGGTTCCACGCCGCCGAGGACGAGGGCCGTGAGGTGCGTGTGTCCGCCCGGGACACCGACGGGCACGGGACCCACACGGCGTCGACCGCCGCCGGCGCCGCCGTGGCCAACGCCAGCCTGCTCGGTTACGCCTCCGGCGTCGCCCGCGGCATGGCCCCCGGCGCGCGCATCGCTGCCTACAAGGTCTGCTGGAGCAACGGGTGCTACGGATCCGACATCCTCGCGGGGATCGACCAGGCCATCGCCGACGGCGTcgacatcctctccctctccctcggCGGCAGCTCCGCGCCCTTCTCCCGCGACCCTGTCGCGGTGGGGGCCTTTTCCGCGGTGCAGCACGGCATCTTCGTCTCTTGCTCCGCCGGGAACAGCGGGCCCGCCAGATCCTCCCTCACCAACACGGCGCCCTGGGTCGCCACCATCGGCGCCGGCACCCTCGACCGCGACTTCCCTGCCTACGTGCAGTTGAGCACCGGCGAGCGCTTCGCCGGCCTCTCGCTCAGCAGCGAAGAAGAAGGAATCGTAAACCAAACGCTCGCCGTAGTCTACGGCATGGGCGTGCAGTCGGGCAGCAACTCTAGCAAATTCTGCATGCCCGGAACCCTCGATCCCAACGCAGTGAGAGGCAAGGTGGTCCTTTGCGACAGGGGAATCAACGCGCGGGTGGAGAAGGGGCAGGTGGTGAAGGACGCCGGCGGCGCAGGGATGATACTCGCCAATGGGGCCGCCAACGGGGAGGAGCTGGTGGCGGACAGCCACCTGCTTCCGACGGTGGCGGTGGGGGCCAAGAACGGCGACCTAATTAGAGAGCACATCAGCTCGAGCTCGAACCCAACAGTAACCCTCAGCTTCCGGGGCACCGTCCTCGGCGTGCAACCTTCGCCGGTGGTGGCAGCCTTCAGCTCCAGGGGACCCAACATGCTGGTGCCGGAGTTGCTGAAACCCGACTTGATAGGCCCCGGGGTCAACATCCTGGCAGGTTGGACGGGGTCTACCGGCCCGACCGGACTGGCCAAGGACAACCGGCGGTCTCCCTTCAACATCATGTCCG GAACATCAATGTCATGCCCCCACATCAGCGGCGTTGCTGCATTGCTGAAGGCCGCCCACCCCGACTGGAGTCCCAGCGCCATCAAGTCAGCCCTCATGACCACGGCCTACACCGaggacaacaccggagctcccctcGTCGACGCCGCCGGAGGTTCCGCCGCCACTCCGTGGTCCTACGGCTCCGGCCACGTCGACCCTCAGAAGGCTCTCTCGCCCGGCCTCATCTACGACATCAAAACCGATGACTACGTCGCCTTCCTGTGCTCCTTGGATTACCCCGCCGGCCACATCCAGGCCATCTCGCAGAGCCCCAACACCAACTGCTCCCGGCGCCTTTCCAACCCCGGCAACCTCAATTACCCGTCGTTCTCCGTCGTGTTCGGAAGAAAATCCCGCAGAATCGTGAAGTTCAATAGGGAGCTCACGAATGTCGGCGTCCCGAGCTCTGTTTACTTTGTGAATGTCAGCGGACCTCCGACGGTGAAGGTGAGTGTGAAGCCGACGAAACTCGTCTTCAGCCGAATCGGACAGAAACTGAGTTACAAGGTTTCATTCGCATCGTCGACGACAAAGGCCGGAGAAGCACGAGAAGTGGCATTCGGATGGATCAGTTGGATGAACAAGGAGCACCGAGTGAGAAGCCCTGTATCGTTTCGATGGTGGCAATGGTGA